From one Brachypodium distachyon strain Bd21 chromosome 4, Brachypodium_distachyon_v3.0, whole genome shotgun sequence genomic stretch:
- the LOC100845012 gene encoding uncharacterized protein LOC100845012: protein MSTIVNELNTLDDHNITDLMQNRRFLLSLPMKYTIVCELIKHRPDFKELTPTWVLGRIVSYELDQEEKKMIHGFGSSSKKNNIAPKAKKSSKKIVSSSEESEDSSLSDEESNSSDELALFVKKFGRKFGNKLKHQGESSSSKYRKSAHRKKSDMAKRACFNCGKKGHFIAECPEKADEDKVKKGFKKHPHKKSHDHSSSSEESSGSESEDGVAGLAIAISSAREKTSLFESTDSSEDASGDDRNSPSCFMAKSSKAHKDMKKTYAEISLKYVSIKLEHDNLKNSHEDIKSENLDLNAKLVNLPQHGDSSEVCSKCNSSLNIIPQITTSHAVTQTDFPASIDSPDITSSFTTIGESCTAVTNPSPSDLSLTEENAKLKNQIEAGILKCHEGTETLNQIIGLQIPRRCKDGIGFERKYNVNGDAWLPEQYPPTKFVQGRGKYTEVPPFVGNLNPRKDASKRPNTSRVYPISMLMNLTF from the exons ATGAGCACCATTGTGAATGAGCTGAATACTCTTGATGATCACAATATCACTGacttgatgcaaaacagaagaTTTCTTCTATCTCTTCCTATGAAGTACACCATTGTCTGCGAGTTGATCAAGCATAGGCCAGACTTCAAGGAGTTAACTCCCACCTGGGTGCTTGGAAGAATTGTGTCCTATGAGCTTGatcaggaagaaaagaagatgatccATGGTTTTGGATCCAGTTCGAAGAAGAACAATATTGCACCGAAGGCCAAGAAATCATCCAAGAAGATTGTCAGCTCcagtgaagaatctgaagacTCATCTTTGTCAGATGAAGAATCCAACTCCAGTGACGAGCTTGCTCTGTTTGTGAAGAAGTTTGGAAGAAAGTTTGGAAACAAACTGAAGCACCAAGGTGAATCCAGCTCCTCTAAGTATCGGAAATCTGCTCATCGGAAAAAATCTGATATGGCCAAAagagcttgcttcaactgtgggaAGAAAGGTCACTTCATCGCTGAATGTCCCGAGAAAGCTGACGAAGACAAGGTGAAGAAGGGATTCAAGAAACATCCTCACAAGAAGAGCCATGACC attcttcatcatctgaagaatCATCTGGCTCTGAGTCTGAAGACGGTGTCGCCGGATTGGCCATAGCTATTTCATCTGCCAGAGAGAAGACTTCACTATTTGAGTCTACAGATTCATCTGAAGATGCCTCCGGAGACGATCGCAACTCACCATCATGCTTCATGGCAAAATCCTCTAAG GCTCATAAGGATATGAAGAAAACTTATGCTGAGATTAGTCTTAAATATGTTTCGATCAAACTCGAGCATGATAATCTGAAGAATTCTCATGAGGACATCAAATCTGAGAATCTTGATCTCAATGCTAAGCTAGTCAACTTACCTCAACACGGTGATTCCTCTGAAGTATGTTCtaaatgcaattcttcattGAACATCATTCCTCAAATCACTACTTCACATGCTGTGACTCAAACTGATTTCCCTGCTTCAATTGATTCACCTGATATTACTTCTAGCTTTACTACTATTGGTGAATCTTGCACTGCTGTCACTAACCCTTCACCTAGTGATCTCTCACTGActgaagaaaatgctaagttGAAGAATCAGATTGAGGCTGGTATCCTCAAGTGTCATGAAGGGACTGAAACCTTGAACCAGATTATTGGTCTTCAAATTCCTCGCCGATGCAAGGATGGTATCGGTTTTGAGAGGAAATACAATGTCAACGGTGATGCTTGGCTCCCTGAGCAATATCCCCCTACAAAATTTGTCCAGGGAAGAGGGAAATATACTGAGGTTCCTCCTTTTGTGGGAAATCTGAATCCCCGCAAGGATGCTTCAAAGCGTCCCAATACTTCACGTGTTTACCCGATTTCCATGTTAATGAATCTTACATTTTGA